In Rosa rugosa chromosome 4, drRosRugo1.1, whole genome shotgun sequence, the genomic stretch GCTAGTCACATACAAAAACATGGACAATTGATTTCAACACCCCCTTTGAAGATTCACTTAGTCTCGGGCTATCAATTTCAACACGATctgataacacgactcgaaacctaTACAAAATAGAACGAGTTGAACCCGTACAATTAAAAATCGGGTCAGACGCGGGGCAACccgtcatgacccatttaataaacgggtcAGCTGCGGGTCAACCCGTCAACATGAAATGAACTTCTATAACCCAATTATGCTacatttcttcttgaaattttggaaagTGTGAGTATTTGGTCCTAGGattggacaatttgaaatatattCCTTCATCATTAATTCATTATTGGATTAATTATTTACGACTTAtgtataattatttatatttttcatcATGTatagtttttagtgaattttaattaattcatgcatttttttagttaaatgggtcgcaatgttaacccttaaatgagttATTTTttctaacacgacacgacctatttattaaataagTTAAGCGggtggaaacgggtaacccatttcttattttttggatttgagtttaaatttttgacacgattattaaatggttTGGTTTGGGATTGTCTCCTGtcacacgacaaataccttaacCCAACATGACCCATTCACAACCCTACGCTATATATggatataaagaaaaaaaagaggaggaaaGGGTGGGGAGAGCGATCCAAATAGCTAGTCACATACAAAAACATAGACAATTGATTTCCACACCCCCTTTGAAAACATCGATATTAGGCATGCTAACCACTTCTTCAATACTCAAAGAGAGTTGaaaaaagaggaggaagaggggtGGGGAGAGCGATCCAAATGGCTAGTAGTCACATACAAAAACATGGACAATTGATTTCCACACCCCCTTATAAAACTTCACTTAGTCTCGCTATATAAGGATATACAGAATAGGCCTAGTTACAGCCAAACCACGTACCAACATGTCATCGATATTAGGCATGCGATTCTCCTAGCAATCAACATTTTGAAATATGGAGTAGGAATGTCATGGGATTGGGATCCTTACAATACAATCAGCAACCTCACCTGGATAAAAGCAATTGTTCATATCATTCTCTTTGTGGTCTTTCCCTTCATCTCCATCAAAGTCCATGTCCCTCTAACCACTCATGCCATTACTAGGACTACCAGCACCGGAGTACTCAAGCAACTTGAAGAGCTTTCTGCACCTCTCGCGGTTACACTGGTGGCTGCTGTGCTTATCCTCCCACAAGCTATCTTCTGGTATGCCTACCTCATTATAATTCTCATCCCCTCTTGCCTCTGTGTGCTCAACCGCTTTGCGAATTGGCTCCATATTGTCCTTATTACCATACCAGTTCTTAACGTTGTACTAAGGGCAACCACTCTTCGTTGGCAAGGCGCAGTTGGGCCTGAACCTGATCATAATGAAGCAAGTGCGGGAGACACACAGGGGGTGGAGATGCGATTAGGTGAAGATCCTGAAGCTGGCAGAGTACCAGTCTAGATTACGTAACTTAATTAAAAAAAGCAGTCATTGTCATATTGTGTTCTAGTcctctttcctttctttccttttctgtaCGATGctgtattttattttattattattattatttttaaataagAGGATGTTGTATTTTAGAACTTTATAAAAGTGTTTATTCAATGTAATGAGTATtgatctaaaattttgaataaagcTATCCCTTGTAATTTTGTAAATATTTTAGAAGATGGGTTCTCTAAGTCAACTAAATAAGATTACCTTTTGGTAATAATTAATAACCAGGATTAAGTAAAAGTTCACATTTTGGGGCCTACAAAATGTTGACACTAGATTTCTTGGAGTCGTGAGTCCAGATATATCTTATCCCCCAAGTTTTTAGTGCTATCTTGATCCTATGCTTGGCCATACCGGCCAGTTTCTCTAACGAAATTTGGATCTCTATCTTCTACGGCCGCACGCCTGCATCCGATTTGAGTTGGATGGGTTTCGGATCCAAATCGTCTCTATGCCAAATTAATCAGTTTGGAACTTTTATATATACCAACCAGCCACCAAGCCATGTTGATGTAATCCGAACAAATCCAAATCTGTCGACTGCGCTGTCCCTACAAGCTCCCGGAGCTTATTGAGAACTTGCAGTTGCAAATAACTCATGCTTCTGGTCCACGGTACCtggtttctctttgttttcgtaAGAGAAATTAACACCTACAAGGATTAAAGGACATAAAAACAGAACTTAATTATGTAAATACAAGGTACCTAAGACCATTTAAATATTTAAACTCTATCCGCTTCTATTGGTATCACAGTTTACGAGTCCATCTCTAAGCAATTCTTAATTAAAAGACACACAACAAGAAAACTGCAATAAAGGAGGAAACCATCAGGTGAGCCAATTGTTGAATCAAATTCAAATTAAAGAGCGAAAAAATTATATGAATCCGTCATTttgtttacttaattattttttttcaaatactcccagaaaaaaaaaaattatgcctCGACGAGACACTAGGCTTAAGACGGCCGACTCACGGGTCTCATGTCAACTACAGTCTGCTGTTCAATCTTCAAATCCTTGGCTAGCAAACAGGGAAATATCATTGATGATGGTTTCATGCATGTCATCAAAAGTAGCTAAAGGAGTAATCTAATGGGTAATACCAAAAAGGGTTTTATATGTATAATTCATGACAATTATATTTGCTaagtttttttttgaaaggttatATTTGCTAAGTTTTAAGTTGATGGGTTCATCCAAAAATTCCATCTTAGAAATAGAGGGGAATTGAAAATCAAAcagtaacaaaaataaataaaataaaagagagaaaaaagtaaaaaaaaattccaacctTGGAGACGTCCAGAAATTGATCACAGGTATACAAAGGATTGATTTTTCCGGCGGTTTCTCCGGAAAGAGGAAAGTGAAGACCAAAAGAGAAGATAGGGTAATATAGAAAcagataaaaatataaaagataaaaagaaaaaactaaatgTCCGTTTTACCCCTGTAAGATTAAAAAGGGGGCGTATAAGATGAGGGATGAGGCGGGAatgaaaaaccctaaaaaccacAACCATTGCTATAAGAAGAGTTCGATCTAAAATCGAAGAATAGCTTCTTATATATCTCCTTCAACCATACCATATCTTGAGAGAAGTTAAACTTCATGGTGAATACAGGTTGTGGAAATCGGTCACTCTGACGGTCGAGTTTGAGATAATGGATTGTCATTAACTGCTCTACCAGCTTTCAATTTCGATTTGTTTGGTTTTGGATGCCGGATAAGCTTTTATATCTAGTTTTGTGTCAGTATTTAGTCAACCTAAAAAACCACTGCCATTGTATTAAGTTGATCATTCTTTTGTACCAATTATTTGGGTATTTCAGAAGCAAATAGAGCCACCGAATCGATCTACTTCAAGAATGGAGAAGAAATTTGACAGGCTTAGCAACTTACCTTTTGATGTTCTAGAACAAATTTTGTCATGTTTGCCCATTAAGGATGCAGTGAAAACGAGTGTTTTATCAAGCAACTGGAGGTACAAAACGGCTACGCTTCCAAATCTTGTGTTTGATGATCATTGTATCTCTGGTGAATTCTTATCTGTTAATTCATCGAGCATTGATAGTTACAATAATTACAATTCTCTTATGCTTCCGTATCATCGTTTGTGTGATAAACAGTACTACTCTGCCTGGTGCCCAAACCATGCAGCCATTGTCAATATTGTTGATCACGTACTTTCTTCTCACATTGGTCCCATACACAAGTTCAGGATTTCCCATCCCCATCTTCAAGCCAGCCATGATATTGATAGATGGATTCTTCATCTATCAACAAAGTCTATCAGGGAGTTCAGTCTTGAAATCTTGACATGGCGCCCCTACAGTATCCCTCCATGTCTGTTTTCGTGTCAAGATATTGTTCATCTAGAGTTGTATCATTGTTTGCTAAAACTACCAAGCAAATTCAAAGGTTTTGAGAATTTGAAGAGCATGGACATTCAGCGTGTTCGCCTCTCCCGCCGTGTTCTTGAAAAGCTAATTATTCGGTGTCCACTACTTGAGAGATTGACACTGGCAAACTGTGATGGTTTCAGCCATTTCAAGATTAATGCACCGAATCTCCGGATACTTGACCTTGAAGGTAAATTTGAGGATTTCATTCTCGAAAATACCTCAAATCTGGCTGAGGTTTGCATTGATTTGGACTTCAAGGCTAACCAAAAACAGATTCTCGACTGTAATTCTAGCAATTTGCTCAAATTTTTTGCTGACTTGCCTAATATTAGAAAGCTCAGAGTTCAGAATCAGTTTATAAAGGTAATACATTCTGTGGTGTCATACTTTCACTTGATTATCATTTTGGAATTTGAGCTTATTTATTGAGTTTGCATCCTTTTGCTGCAGTATCTGGCTGTTGGTCCTCTACCAGAAAAGTTGCCTGAACCATGTCGGTATCTTGAATTTCTTTCTGTATGCGTAAGCTTCAGTGATTTGGATGAGATTCTAACTCTTCTAGGCCTTTTGAGAAGCTCCCCTGCACTAAAAGAACTAGAAATTTTGGTGAGTTTCGCTATTTTCATGCATAGACTTTGGTGAATTAAAATTTGCAACCAACACTACTCTGCAGTGTTATAGTTTAAAAGGCAGTGTTTTCCTAAAAGTTCAATATTCTGATGCTATTAACCTTGTGCAGGTCTGCAAAGAAGATAACGCTGGTGGGGGAGAAATGTATTCTGGGCTACATGACAATGTGAGTTGTCAATTCACCCAACTGCAACTTGTTAAAATAACAGGCATCTCTGTCAAAGCTGAATTAGATTTCATCAAATTTCTGCTTTTAAGTTCACCTGTGCTTAAGACGATGACTGTTACGCCTACTTCTGTGAATGATTTTCTGGAACTAGTTGGAGAGTTGCTCGGGTTTAGGTGTGCCTCAGCGAGTGCCAATATAATCTACTTAGAGCCATGACCTCATCAATGAGTTTCTGGAAATAATAGGACATGCTTTCATTAAAAGAATCCTGTTGTGATGCATGGTCTTTATGATGTATCATCTGATAGTTTTTGTGAGCAATTCTCATGCTAGCTGTAAGCTTTCAAGGTTTCAGTTATCCTTATTGAGTCAGATTTTGACCATTTTCCCCCTCGCATACTTAAAATTTGAATCAATGAATCAATCTCTTCTATTAAGAATGTGGATGAGTTCTGAGGAGCAGTTGGCAACTTACTGGATATGTCGAAACATTCTTGGT encodes the following:
- the LOC133743349 gene encoding F-box/FBD/LRR-repeat protein At1g13570-like, coding for MEKKFDRLSNLPFDVLEQILSCLPIKDAVKTSVLSSNWRYKTATLPNLVFDDHCISGEFLSVNSSTIVNIVDHVLSSHIGPIHKFRISHPHLQASHDIDRWILHLSTKSIREFSLEILTWRPYSIPPCLFSCQDIVHLELYHCLLKLPSKFKGFENLKSMDIQRVRLSRRVLEKLIIRCPLLERLTLANCDGFSHFKINAPNLRILDLEGKFEDFILENTSNLAEVCIDLDFKANQKQILDCNSSNLLKFFADLPNIRKLRVQNQFIKYLAVGPLPEKLPEPCRYLEFLSVCVSFSDLDEILTLLGLLRSSPALKELEILVCKEDNAGGGEMYSGLHDNVSCQFTQLQLVKITGISVKAELDFIKFLLLSSPVLKTMTVTPTSVNDFLELVGELLGFRCASASANIIYLEP